Proteins encoded by one window of Brienomyrus brachyistius isolate T26 chromosome 1, BBRACH_0.4, whole genome shotgun sequence:
- the bcap29 gene encoding B-cell receptor-associated protein 29 has protein sequence MTLQWTAVATFLYAEIGVLLALCLPFISAKRWQSVFRFRVWNALASFWNKAFLTMIIILIVLFLDAIREVRKYSGEQLNKNSKLQPNMFDHLHMKLFRSQRNLYISGFSLFLWLVMRRVIMLINQLATVTATGVALQTQVENANQVAKKYMEDCEDLRKVLDEGKTGKKIEEGNAVLKKEVGRLTQELRTTDEALKKSQAEVKAVRRQAEGLTQEYERLLQEHHVLQNLHQGDEGDKKSQ, from the exons ATGACTCTGCAGTGGACAGCGGTGGCCACCTTCCTCTACGCGGAAATTGGTGTCCTGCTCGCCCTCTGTCTGCCTTTCATATCAGCCAAGAG GTGGCAGTCTGTGTTCAGATTCCGTGTATGGAATGCATTGGCTTCATTCTGGAACAAAGCCTTCCTCACCATGATAATAATCCTCATTGTCCTGTTCCTTG ACGCTATCCGGGAGGTCAGGAAGTACTCGGGGGAGCAGCTCAACAAGAATTCCAAGCTGCAGCCCAATATGTTCGACCACCTGCACATGAAGCTGTTCCGTTCCCAGAGGAACCTCTACATCTCTGGCTTTTCTCTCTTTCTGTGGCT TGTCATGAGGCGTGTCATAATGCTGATAAACCAGTTAGCGACTGTCACGGCGACTGGAGTGGCCCTGCAGACCCAGGTGGAGAATGCTAACCAGGTGGCCAAGAAGTACATGGAGGACTGCGAGGACCTCAGAAAG GTGCTGGATGAAGGGAAGACAGGGAAGAAGATAGAGGAGGGGAACGCGGTGCTGAAGAAGGAGGTGGGGAGGCTGACTCAGGAGCTGAGAACCACCGATGAGG CTCTGAAGAAGTCCCAGGCAGAGGTGAAGGCTGTGCGGAGGCAGGCAGAGGGCCTGACGCAGGAGTACGAGAGGCTGCTGCAGGAGCACCATGTGCTGCAG AATCTTCATCAAGGAGATGAAGGTGACAAAAAGAGCCAGTAA